Below is a genomic region from Rosa chinensis cultivar Old Blush chromosome 5, RchiOBHm-V2, whole genome shotgun sequence.
TGTTCTATCTTTTGCAATCTAACTTCTATTTGACTTGAAATAGGTATCAATGCCTTGACTTGGACATTGTTTTGTTGCTATCCAATAATGGATCGATGAAATTACAACTTGGCTGATAGATGCAAGATTACATGCAGTTGGACTTGACTTGACGCAGGTATTCATGCCTCATCTGAATTGATCCATCTTTTTGTTCAATCAATCCAAGCTTTTATAGTAGTGGTTCAATTGGAAATACAGAATATTACTGCAATATCAGATTATCATCTAAGCTAAAAATTGATACCATCGAAATTTGAGTGCATATATATCAAACTAGGAAGTATTATTTCTTCTTTGTGTTGGAAATACAGAATACAATgtgattaaaggaaaaaaaaaatgttaccaTTGAAATTACTACATATAAGTACACACACAGTACTTTTCGACACCACGTTCATGCTTGGACTCCTTGATGATCCAACAGAAATGCAATCATTTACAATATTGAACTTGTAAATGAGGATGGATCTGGTGGAATTGAGACTTCGACAGTTCCTTCCAGCATCAATGTGAGTTTCTTCGTTGTGGGTCTCAGTGACGGATCCTCCTGGATGCACCAGAATGCGATCATCAAGTACTTCTCCAAATTCTTGATATCATGCACTGCCTCATCATCATTGTCAAATAGCAGATGCAGTTTCTTTTCCACATAGCAGTCATATGCCCAGTCAGCTAGTATCATTTGATCTTCATCCTCTGCCTCTGCCTCAAAATACTTCCTCAAGCAAATGATCTCAAGTAACAAAATCCCGTAGCTGTAAACATCGACCTTAGTTGTGATGGGCATATTTTTGAACCATTCAGGAGCCACATACCCTTTAGTTCCCCTGATTCCAGTAGTAGTTCGAGTCTGGTCCGTCTTCAACAGCTTGGCTAATCCAAAGTCAGAAATCCTTGCAATGAAAGAGTCATCTAGGAGAACATTTTGAGGCTTAATGTCACAATGTATGATTTGGCTGCTGCACTCCTCATGCAAATACAAGAGCCCTCTTGCTGTACCCAAGGCAATTTGCCTTCTTTGGTGCCAGCTCGGCCTTGACTCTCCAAAGAGGAAGCTTGCTAGAGAGCCGTTGCTCATGAACTCATAGACAAGAATTCGGTGCTCCCCCTCGTTGCAGAATCCTATTAGCTGTACCAAGTTTCTGTGATTTGTTCTGCCAATTGCACTCAATTCAGCTTTGAACTCCAACTCACTTTCTTTTACCGTAGTGTTCAATCTTTTGACAGCAACAGATCTCCCATTATCAGACTCTAAATCTCCTCTAAAAACTGTTGCAAAAGCACCACGACCAAGTTCTTCCTTAAATCCATTCGTAGCCTTATTTAGCTCCTCGTAAGTGAAACAGATTAGGTTCATCCCTGGTATGACTGAGTATGGTTGAACCACCTTTCCTTTCTTAAAATAGAAACCAGAAACAACCATATAAGTTATCAGTACTAGGAGAAAGTTTAGAAACCCTGAGCTACTCAGGAGCACTGATCCGACAAGGATCAGAGTTGAACGATTTTTCCTTCTTGAATGTGCATGTTCAGGTTTCAAAGTAGAATTACCTCTCCTTATTTTGATTAGAGCTTTTGCACCATTACTGGGGTCAATCCTTCCGTTGCGAAGAGGTATTGACTTGATCCAGCAGTCCCCGTTTCTGAAATTAGCTACTGCACAGAAACAATCAGCTAGGCAAGTCTGCCTGCACCAATCCTCAGTTACCGGCGTAAACTTCTCATAATCAGATTGAGGCCATGCTGTGTTTTGCATCTCTTCGAAATAGAAAAGATCAGTCTCTGGTGAGGTCCCATCACAGCTTTGTTGCACGAAGTTCTGCTTGCATCCTCTGAGCTCATCATTAGGATCAATGAAGCTATAACCAACTGGGCACTGGCAACTTGGCCCTTGGTCATGTTGACATAAGCCGTTGAAACCACATGCACCACCGCCTTTATCTTGTGAAATGCTCACACAGATGTTTGAAGGTATGATGGACAAAGTGGACCAAGCCTTAAGCCACACTCCACTTGAATTAGTGCTTTTAGGGTAGACATAGTACCTCAACACTCCATCATAGTCG
It encodes:
- the LOC112164291 gene encoding G-type lectin S-receptor-like serine/threonine-protein kinase LECRK3, translated to MAFVLPYPLYLLLLLLLLLLLLQLLPFSAVAQTYKNISLGSSLTALDNNSFWASPSGEFAFGFQEVGSNGFLLAIWFNKIAERTIVWSANANNLLQKGSKVVLNADGQLLLNDAATSKQLLLADSAGMEVAYAAMLDTGNFVLANRNSRYLWESFTRPTNTLLPTQTLNQGTILFAPTTATNYSKGRFMFTLQADGNLLLYTTHYPWDSANFAYWSSQTEGIGYQVIFNQTGAIYLASKNGSILTTVLNNTASTTGFYHRATLDYDGVLRYYVYPKSTNSSGVWLKAWSTLSIIPSNICVSISQDKGGGACGFNGLCQHDQGPSCQCPVGYSFIDPNDELRGCKQNFVQQSCDGTSPETDLFYFEEMQNTAWPQSDYEKFTPVTEDWCRQTCLADCFCAVANFRNGDCWIKSIPLRNGRIDPSNGAKALIKIRRGNSTLKPEHAHSRRKNRSTLILVGSVLLSSSGFLNFLLVLITYMVVSGFYFKKGKVVQPYSVIPGMNLICFTYEELNKATNGFKEELGRGAFATVFRGDLESDNGRSVAVKRLNTTVKESELEFKAELSAIGRTNHRNLVQLIGFCNEGEHRILVYEFMSNGSLASFLFGESRPSWHQRRQIALGTARGLLYLHEECSSQIIHCDIKPQNVLLDDSFIARISDFGLAKLLKTDQTRTTTGIRGTKGYVAPEWFKNMPITTKVDVYSYGILLLEIICLRKYFEAEAEDEDQMILADWAYDCYVEKKLHLLFDNDDEAVHDIKNLEKYLMIAFWCIQEDPSLRPTTKKLTLMLEGTVEVSIPPDPSSFTSSIL